Proteins encoded within one genomic window of Oncorhynchus nerka isolate Pitt River unplaced genomic scaffold, Oner_Uvic_2.0 unplaced_scaffold_1797, whole genome shotgun sequence:
- the LOC135567787 gene encoding uncharacterized protein DDB_G0271670-like, with translation QQQQRRRSSSSNDDGSSSSSNDDGSGSSSNGGSSSSSSNDGSSSSNDGGSSSSNDGGSSSNDGSSSSSSNDGGSSSNDSSSSSNDDGSSSSSNDDGSSSSNDSSNDDGSSSSSNGSSSSSNDDGGSSNDDGSSSNDSSSS, from the exons cagcagcagcaacgacggcgcagcagcagcagcaacgacgacggcagcagcagcagcagcaacgacgacggcagcggcagcagcagcaacggcggcagcagcagcagcagcagcaacgacggcagcagcagcagcaacgacggcggcagcagcagcagcaacgacggcggcagcagcagcaacgacggcagcagcagcagcagcagcaacgacggcggcagcagcagcaacgacagcagcagcagcagcaacgacgacggcagcagcagcagcagcaacgacgacggcagcagcagcagcaacgacagcagcaacgacgacggcagcagcagcagcagcaacg gcagcagcagcagcagcaacgacgacggcggcagcagcaacgacgacggcagcagcagcaacgacagcagcagcagc